Proteins encoded in a region of the Homo sapiens chromosome 9, GRCh38.p14 Primary Assembly genome:
- the ZNF883 gene encoding zinc finger protein 883: protein MESEKIYMTANPYLCTECGKGYTCLASLTQHQKTHIGEKPYECKICGKSFTRNSNLVQHQRIHTGEKPYECNECGKAFSQSTNLIQHQRVHTGEKPYECNECEKTFSHRSSLRNHERIHTGEKPYPCNECGKAFSHISALTQHHRIHTGKKPYECTECGKTFSRSTHLIEHQGIHSEEKSYQCKQCRKVFCHSTSLIRHQRTHTGEKPYECNECGKAFSHTPAFIQHQRIHTGEKPYECNACGKAFNRSAHLTEHQRTHTGEKPYVCKECGKTFSRSTHLTEHLKIHSCVKPYQCNECQKLFCYRTSLIRHQRTHTGEKPYQCNECGKSFSLSSALTKHKRIHTRERPYQCTKCGDVFCHSTSLIRHQKTHFRKETLAE, encoded by the coding sequence ATGGAATCTGAGAAAATTTATATGACCGCGAACCCATATCTCTGTACTGAATGTGGGAAAGGCTACACTTGTCTTGCATCCCTGACCCAGCATCAGAAAACACATATTGGAGaaaaaccttatgaatgtaaaATATGTGGTAAGTCCTTTACCCGGAACAGTAATCTTGTTCAACATCAAAGAAtacatactggagagaaaccttatgaatgtaatgaatgtgggaaagcttttAGTCAGAGCACTAATCTTATTCAGCATCAAAGAGTCCATACTGGGGAGAAACCTTATGAGTGTAATGAATGTGAAAAAACCTTTAGTCATAGGTCATCCCTTAGAAATCATGAGAGAAtccatactggagaaaaaccctatccttgtaatgaatgtgggaaagctttcAGCCATATCTCTGCCCTTACTCAACATCATAGaattcatactggaaagaaaccATATGAATGTACTGAATGTGGAAAAACCTTCAGCCGCAGCACACACCTAATTGAACATCAGGGAATTCATTCTGAGGAAAAATCCTACCAGTGTAAGCAATGTCGGAAAGTTTTTTGCCACAGTACATCACTAATCCGACATCAGAGAAcccacacaggagagaaaccatatgaatgtaatgaatgtgggaaagctttcAGCCATACCCCAGCCTTCATTCAACAtcaaagaattcatactggagaaaaaccctatgAGTGTAATGCATGTGGAAAGGCCTTCAATCGGAGTGCACATCTTACTGAACACCAGagaactcatactggagagaagccctatgtttgtaaagaatgtggaaaaaccttCAGTCGAAGTACACACCTTACTGAACATCTAAAAATTCATTCTTGTGTGAAACCCTATCAATGTAATGAATGTCAGAAACTGTTTTGCTATAGAACATCACTAATTCGACATCAGAGGACgcatacaggagagaaaccctaccagtgtaatgaatgtgggaaatccTTCAGCTTAAGCTCAGCTCTAACTAAACATAAGCGAATACATACAAGGGAGAGACCCTATCAATGTACTAAGTGTGGTGATGTCTTTTGTCATAGTACATCCTTAATTCGACATCAGAAAACTCATTTCAGAAAGGAAACCTTAGCAGAGTAA